One region of Salvia miltiorrhiza cultivar Shanhuang (shh) chromosome 3, IMPLAD_Smil_shh, whole genome shotgun sequence genomic DNA includes:
- the LOC131014280 gene encoding probable inactive histone-lysine N-methyltransferase SUVR2: MNSAEMRKRASREADIKETQIRFENACRAMSAIGIKKEKVKQVLKTLLKLYDKNWALIEEGNYRALADAILDRDEEEVEEQPRKNVDNEAQDHLEKEAQKSEELERPWKMLKREYLDGQTSSLNTSITSTPPTPPIRFKEEPDELSETHCIKLSGTRGMEECLRKNAEITMTTPQVVMSQLLGESKGKQPSSSNSLVHENGDPSNPSSINKSQQIVRLTNSPRLPSHRMRLRERDTRSASLQTPTKVKRPVPKSSSHARQSEEPNVEPDTVLLPKNITGSHAFFKTKDEPITGDMPCSKVLVNMFHIDTSHGGNSMTSSMLRGDCTPEPTTLQSVREKNTADVTFLYEAINNGELKTSRGECSSTLEIASSPSGEVKLSLSYKLAPGRPDFHMPSPEAVLKSVEDKCIRSPKGPNTSMMALMKEMCECFLELGTYSNRQSVIVDATKSSAAGVRGAKASGISSLNGLADSRSGDKVPHPKAKVLSPPLNGRNGGPQLNKLDAEDKIVINRENQVNCAEEMDGLSLVAVQQRHLTCQITRSIHDVVDIAKGQEKFAITVVNEVNDEHPPSFCYIRQSAIYQNAYANFSLARIGDHSCCSTCSGDCLSLSIPCACSHESGGEFAYTADGLVKEELLNECISMNRDPKKHCQFFCKECPLERSKCEDIIEPCKGHLLRNFVKECWIKCGCNVQCGNRVVQRGISRKLQVFMTPEGKGWGLRTLEDLPKGAFVCEYVGEVLTNAELFERVLRSRAGEKHSYPVLLDADWCAEGVLKDEEALCLDATYYGNVARFINHKCYDSNLVEIPVEVETPDHHYYHLAFFTSRKVKAMEELTWDYGIDFDDHEHPIKAFRCQCGSKFCRNIKRSRSRAGRR, translated from the exons ATGAACTCCGCTGAAATGAGAAAGAGGGCAAGTAGGGAAGCAGATATCAAGGAAACACAAATCAGATTTGAGAATGCTTGTCGGGCTATGAGTGCTATTGGgattaagaaagagaaggtgaaGCAAGTACTGAAGACTCTATTGAAATTGTATGACAAAAATTGGGCACTTATTGAAGAGGGAAATTATAGAGCCCTTGCTGATGCTATACTTGATAGAGATGAGGAAGAA GTGGAGGAGCAACCAAGAAAGAATGTTGATAATGAA GCACAAGACCATTTGGAGAAAGAAGCTCAGAAATCTGAAGAGCTTGAACGGCCTTGGAAAATGTTGAAACGGGAATATCTAGATGGTCAAACTTCCTCCTTAAATACGTCTATTACCAGCACGCCTCCAACTCCACCTATTCGTTTTAAAGAAGAACCAGATGAACTATCTGAAACGCACTGCATTAAACTGAGTGGTACACGAGGTATGGAGGAGTGTCTCCGAAAAAATGCCGAAATAACAATGACGACGCCACAGGTTGTCATGTCCCAGTTGCTTGGTGAAAGTAAAGGAAAGCAACCTAGTTCTTCAAATTCTTTGGTTCATGAGAATGGTGATCCTAGCAATCCCAGTAGCATCAACAAAAGTCAGCAAATTGTCCGACTAACAAATTCTCCTAGATTACCTTCTCATCGAATGagactgagagagagagatacaaGATCTGCATCTCTTCAAACTCCAACCAAGGTTAAGAGGCCAGTCCCTAAGAGTTCATCCCATGCCAGACAAAGTGAGGAGCCTAATGTTGAGCCAGACACCGTGTTGTTACCTAAGAACATAACTGGAAGTCATGCTTTCTTTAAGACTAAAGATGAGCCAATCACTGGTGATATGCCTTGTTCGAAGGTCCTCGTTAATATGTTTCATATAG ATACATCTCATGGAGGAAATTCTATGACTAGCAGTATGCTTAGAGGAGATTGTACTCCGGAACCGACAACACTTCAATCTGTCAGGGAAAAAAATACAGCTGATGTTACTTTTTTGTATGAAGCAATAAACAATGGCGAGTTGAAAACTAGCAGAGGTGAATGCTCTTCTACATTGGAGATTGCTTCCTCACCTTCTGGAGAGGTGAAACTCTCTTTGAGCTATAAGTTGGCTCCCGGAAGGCCTGACTTCCATATGCCTAGTCCTGAGGCTGTTTTAAAATCTGTTGAGGATAAGTGTATAAGATCACCAAAAGGCCCAAACACTTCAATGATGGCTCTTATGAAAGAAATGTGTGAATGCTTTCTGGAGTTGGGAACATATTCTAATAGGCAATCAGTAATTGTTGATGCGACTAAATCATCTGCAGCTGGTGTTAGAGGTGCAAAGGCCTCGGGCATCAGTTCTCTGAACGGATTGGCTGATTCTCGATCTGGTGACAAGGTCCCTCATCCAAAAGCTAAGGTACTTTCTCCACCTTTAAATGGCAGGAATGGTGGACCACAACTGAACAAGTTGGATGCCGAAGATAAAATTGTGATAAATAGAGAAAACCAAGTAAATTGTGCTGAAGAAATGGATGGTCTGAGCTTGGTGGCTGTTCAGCAACGCCATCTGACTTGTCAGATTACCAGATCAATCCATGATGTTGTTGACATTGCCAAGGGACAAGAAAAGTTTGCTATTACAGTGGTGAATGAAGTCAATGATGAACATCCGCCGTCTTTCTGCTACATTCGCCAAAGTGCAATATACCAAAATGCATATGCAAATTTCTCTTTGGCTCGTATTGGAGACCATAGTTGCTGTTCTACTTGTTCCGGGGATTGTCTGTCCTTATCCATACCTTGTGCATGCTCACATGAAAGTGGAGGGGAGTTTGCTTACACTGCAGATGGCCTTGTCAAAGAAGAACTTCTTAATGAGTGTATTTCCATGAATCGTGATCCAAAGAAACATTGTCAGTTTTTCTGTAAAGAATGTCCACTGGAACGATCAAAATGTGAGGATATTATTGAACCTTGCAAAGGGCATTTATTGAGGAATTTTGTAAAAGAATGTTGGATAAAATGTGGCTGTAATGTTCAGTGTGGAAATAGGGTAGTGCAGAGAGGAATTAGCCGCAAATTACAG GTGTTTATGACTCCCGAAGGAAAAGGCTGGGGTTTACGTACACTGGAGGACCTGCCAAAGGGTGCCTTTGTTTGTGAATATGTTGGAGAAGTTTTAACGAATGCGGAGCTCTTTGAACGTGTTTTGAGGAGCCGTGCAGGAGAGAAACATTCTTATCCAGTTCTTCTTGATGCTGATTGGTGTGCAGAAGGAGTGCTAAAAGATGAAGAAGCGCTTTGCTTAGATGCTACATATTATGGAAATGTAGCAAGGTTTATTAATCACAA GTGTTATGACTCAAACTTAGTGGAGATACCTGTTGAAGTGGAGACTCCCGATCATCACTATTATCAT CTTGCCTTCTTCACCAGTAGAAAAGTAAAAGCCATGGAAGAACTCACTTGG